Proteins found in one Siniperca chuatsi isolate FFG_IHB_CAS linkage group LG22, ASM2008510v1, whole genome shotgun sequence genomic segment:
- the LOC122870732 gene encoding butyrophilin subfamily 2 member A2-like isoform X5, with amino-acid sequence MMHMFRVAAVGAALSSAAPVSDSLVVLIQSPVAVHHGHKTTLPCWLNPPQSAEGLEVRWYRPDHFDSPIMLYRAKKVEDSSQEALYVGRVSFGLKDAASGGLTAGDVSLELVNVTLKDAGDYICYVSSDQGYDSASVSLVVTETGSPLLLSAAWKEDNMWNVSCESGGWYPEPSLRWSDQKQILTTRNLKYSKGSSGLLSVHSWLLVSSSSEVSCSVGLSGEEEKEARVCLENPPQPESGSSAAGWVAFALLLIAMLAVLGVLYFKKRGKKTKSGSDQADENQKLLPEGMNKPTDLSTARKYYVNVKLDKVDNAYLTIKDDKLRDANRNDFPDGQKVTCLTAIKGTPGFSSGQHYWEVSMGNTNTDFKQSWWVGVTSETVFPQEQDFSPTTSNGFWFLSSSPDRADSFQLSTEPKVFLPVFSRPQTVGVYFDHDSGELSFYNVEDKRLIGSLTATITGEVFPLFNPGKGDRAVMEILQEIEQGQSCGQCRETVDSPAIETES; translated from the exons ATGATGCACATGTTCCGTGTGGCTGCTGTCGGTGCAGCATTAAGTAGTGCTGCCCCTG TTTCAGATAGCCTTGTGGTTTTGATCCAGTCCCCTGTTGCAGTGCACCACGGCCACAAAACCACGTTACCATGCTGGCTCAATCCACCACAAAGTGCAGAGGGTCTGGAGGTACGCTGGTACCGTCCTGATCACTTTGATTCCCCGATCATGCTTTACCGGGCAAAAAAGGTTGAGGATTCATCCCAGGAAGCTTTGTACGTGGGCCGAGTCTCGTTTGGTTTAAAGGATGCAGCGTCTGGCGGGCTGACGGCAGGTGATGTGAGCCTGGAGCTGGTAAATGTCACACTTAAGGACGCAGGAGATTACATTTGTTATGTCAGCAGTGATCAGGGTTATGACAGTGCAAGCGTCAGTCTCGTCGTGACAG AAACGGGATCCCCTCTGCTTCTGTCAGCTGCGTGGAAAGAAGATAACATGTGGAATGTGAGCTGTGAGTCTGGAGGCTGGTATCCAGAGCCTAGTCTGCGCTGGTCGGACCAAAAGCAGATTCTGACCACGAGAAACCTGAAGTACAGCAAAGGCTCATCTGGTCTTCTGTCAGTCCACAGCTGGCTTCTTGTCTCCAGCTCCTCTGAGGTTTCCTGCTCAGTCGGCCTCTCTggtgaagaggaaaaggaggcaAGAGTGTGCCTGGAAAACCCTCCTCAacctg aGTCTGGATCCTCAGCGGCTGGATGGGTGGCCTTCGCTCTACTCCTCATAGCCATGTTAGCTGTACTTGGAGTGCTGTACTTCAAAAAGAGAg GGAAGAAAACCAAATCAGGAAGTGACCAAGCTGACG agaATCAGAAACTTTTACCAGAAG GAATGAACAAACCAACAGATCTATCAACAGCTAGGAAGTATTATG TAAATGTTAAACTTGACAAGGTGGATAATGCTTATCTCACAATCAAGGATGATAAACTGAGAGATGCCAACCGTAACGATTTTCCTGATGGACAAAAGGTTACCTGTCTCACAGCTATCAAAGGAACACCTGGCTTCTCTTCTGGACAACACTACTGGGAGGTTTCTATGGGGAATACCAATACAGACTTCAAACAGTCCTGGTGGGTAGGAGTTACAAGTGAAACTGTCTTCCCTCAGGAGCAGGATTTTTCTCCAACTACATCTAATGGTTTCTGGTTCCTGTCCTCTTCCCCTGACAGAGCAGACAGCTTTCAGTTGAGCACAGAACCAAAAGTTTTCCTGCCTGTCTTTTCCAGGCCGCAGACAGTTGGTGTGTATTTTGATCATGACAGTGGAGAGCTTTCCTTTTATAATGTGGAAGATAAGCGTCTCATTGGCAGTTTAACAGCTACAATCACAGGAGAAGTCTTTCCACTTTTCAATCCTGGTAAAGGTGACAGGGCAGTTATGGAGATATTACAGGAGATAGAACAGGGTCAGTCTTGTGGACAGTGTAGGGAAACTGTAGATTCACCAGCAATAGAGACTGAATCTTAA
- the LOC122870732 gene encoding butyrophilin subfamily 2 member A2-like isoform X3 — MGSLMMHMFRVAAVGAALSSAAPVSDSLVVLIQSPVAVHHGHKTTLPCWLNPPQSAEGLEVRWYRPDHFDSPIMLYRAKKVEDSSQEALYVGRVSFGLKDAASGGLTAGDVSLELVNVTLKDAGDYICYVSSDQGYDSASVSLVVTETGSPLLLSAAWKEDNMWNVSCESGGWYPEPSLRWSDQKQILTTRNLKYSKGSSGLLSVHSWLLVSSSSEVSCSVGLSGEEEKEARVCLENPPQPESGSSAAGWVAFALLLIAMLAVLGVLYFKKRGKKTKSGSDQADENQKLLPEGMNKPTDLSTARKYYVNVKLDKVDNAYLTIKDDKLRDANRNDFPDGQKVTCLTAIKGTPGFSSGQHYWEVSMGNTNTDFKQSWWVGVTSETVFPQEQDFSPTTSNGFWFLSSSPDRADSFQLSTEPKVFLPVFSRPQTVGVYFDHDSGELSFYNVEDKRLIGSLTATITGEVFPLFNPGKGDRAVMEILQEIEQGQSCGQCRETVDSPAIETES; from the exons ATGG GATCATTGATGATGCACATGTTCCGTGTGGCTGCTGTCGGTGCAGCATTAAGTAGTGCTGCCCCTG TTTCAGATAGCCTTGTGGTTTTGATCCAGTCCCCTGTTGCAGTGCACCACGGCCACAAAACCACGTTACCATGCTGGCTCAATCCACCACAAAGTGCAGAGGGTCTGGAGGTACGCTGGTACCGTCCTGATCACTTTGATTCCCCGATCATGCTTTACCGGGCAAAAAAGGTTGAGGATTCATCCCAGGAAGCTTTGTACGTGGGCCGAGTCTCGTTTGGTTTAAAGGATGCAGCGTCTGGCGGGCTGACGGCAGGTGATGTGAGCCTGGAGCTGGTAAATGTCACACTTAAGGACGCAGGAGATTACATTTGTTATGTCAGCAGTGATCAGGGTTATGACAGTGCAAGCGTCAGTCTCGTCGTGACAG AAACGGGATCCCCTCTGCTTCTGTCAGCTGCGTGGAAAGAAGATAACATGTGGAATGTGAGCTGTGAGTCTGGAGGCTGGTATCCAGAGCCTAGTCTGCGCTGGTCGGACCAAAAGCAGATTCTGACCACGAGAAACCTGAAGTACAGCAAAGGCTCATCTGGTCTTCTGTCAGTCCACAGCTGGCTTCTTGTCTCCAGCTCCTCTGAGGTTTCCTGCTCAGTCGGCCTCTCTggtgaagaggaaaaggaggcaAGAGTGTGCCTGGAAAACCCTCCTCAacctg aGTCTGGATCCTCAGCGGCTGGATGGGTGGCCTTCGCTCTACTCCTCATAGCCATGTTAGCTGTACTTGGAGTGCTGTACTTCAAAAAGAGAg GGAAGAAAACCAAATCAGGAAGTGACCAAGCTGACG agaATCAGAAACTTTTACCAGAAG GAATGAACAAACCAACAGATCTATCAACAGCTAGGAAGTATTATG TAAATGTTAAACTTGACAAGGTGGATAATGCTTATCTCACAATCAAGGATGATAAACTGAGAGATGCCAACCGTAACGATTTTCCTGATGGACAAAAGGTTACCTGTCTCACAGCTATCAAAGGAACACCTGGCTTCTCTTCTGGACAACACTACTGGGAGGTTTCTATGGGGAATACCAATACAGACTTCAAACAGTCCTGGTGGGTAGGAGTTACAAGTGAAACTGTCTTCCCTCAGGAGCAGGATTTTTCTCCAACTACATCTAATGGTTTCTGGTTCCTGTCCTCTTCCCCTGACAGAGCAGACAGCTTTCAGTTGAGCACAGAACCAAAAGTTTTCCTGCCTGTCTTTTCCAGGCCGCAGACAGTTGGTGTGTATTTTGATCATGACAGTGGAGAGCTTTCCTTTTATAATGTGGAAGATAAGCGTCTCATTGGCAGTTTAACAGCTACAATCACAGGAGAAGTCTTTCCACTTTTCAATCCTGGTAAAGGTGACAGGGCAGTTATGGAGATATTACAGGAGATAGAACAGGGTCAGTCTTGTGGACAGTGTAGGGAAACTGTAGATTCACCAGCAATAGAGACTGAATCTTAA
- the LOC122870732 gene encoding butyrophilin subfamily 2 member A2-like isoform X1, translated as MMALEEKSEDNQRQIILRGTSMSELNFNGSLMMHMFRVAAVGAALSSAAPVSDSLVVLIQSPVAVHHGHKTTLPCWLNPPQSAEGLEVRWYRPDHFDSPIMLYRAKKVEDSSQEALYVGRVSFGLKDAASGGLTAGDVSLELVNVTLKDAGDYICYVSSDQGYDSASVSLVVTETGSPLLLSAAWKEDNMWNVSCESGGWYPEPSLRWSDQKQILTTRNLKYSKGSSGLLSVHSWLLVSSSSEVSCSVGLSGEEEKEARVCLENPPQPESGSSAAGWVAFALLLIAMLAVLGVLYFKKRGKKTKSGSDQADENQKLLPEGMNKPTDLSTARKYYVNVKLDKVDNAYLTIKDDKLRDANRNDFPDGQKVTCLTAIKGTPGFSSGQHYWEVSMGNTNTDFKQSWWVGVTSETVFPQEQDFSPTTSNGFWFLSSSPDRADSFQLSTEPKVFLPVFSRPQTVGVYFDHDSGELSFYNVEDKRLIGSLTATITGEVFPLFNPGKGDRAVMEILQEIEQGQSCGQCRETVDSPAIETES; from the exons GATCATTGATGATGCACATGTTCCGTGTGGCTGCTGTCGGTGCAGCATTAAGTAGTGCTGCCCCTG TTTCAGATAGCCTTGTGGTTTTGATCCAGTCCCCTGTTGCAGTGCACCACGGCCACAAAACCACGTTACCATGCTGGCTCAATCCACCACAAAGTGCAGAGGGTCTGGAGGTACGCTGGTACCGTCCTGATCACTTTGATTCCCCGATCATGCTTTACCGGGCAAAAAAGGTTGAGGATTCATCCCAGGAAGCTTTGTACGTGGGCCGAGTCTCGTTTGGTTTAAAGGATGCAGCGTCTGGCGGGCTGACGGCAGGTGATGTGAGCCTGGAGCTGGTAAATGTCACACTTAAGGACGCAGGAGATTACATTTGTTATGTCAGCAGTGATCAGGGTTATGACAGTGCAAGCGTCAGTCTCGTCGTGACAG AAACGGGATCCCCTCTGCTTCTGTCAGCTGCGTGGAAAGAAGATAACATGTGGAATGTGAGCTGTGAGTCTGGAGGCTGGTATCCAGAGCCTAGTCTGCGCTGGTCGGACCAAAAGCAGATTCTGACCACGAGAAACCTGAAGTACAGCAAAGGCTCATCTGGTCTTCTGTCAGTCCACAGCTGGCTTCTTGTCTCCAGCTCCTCTGAGGTTTCCTGCTCAGTCGGCCTCTCTggtgaagaggaaaaggaggcaAGAGTGTGCCTGGAAAACCCTCCTCAacctg aGTCTGGATCCTCAGCGGCTGGATGGGTGGCCTTCGCTCTACTCCTCATAGCCATGTTAGCTGTACTTGGAGTGCTGTACTTCAAAAAGAGAg GGAAGAAAACCAAATCAGGAAGTGACCAAGCTGACG agaATCAGAAACTTTTACCAGAAG GAATGAACAAACCAACAGATCTATCAACAGCTAGGAAGTATTATG TAAATGTTAAACTTGACAAGGTGGATAATGCTTATCTCACAATCAAGGATGATAAACTGAGAGATGCCAACCGTAACGATTTTCCTGATGGACAAAAGGTTACCTGTCTCACAGCTATCAAAGGAACACCTGGCTTCTCTTCTGGACAACACTACTGGGAGGTTTCTATGGGGAATACCAATACAGACTTCAAACAGTCCTGGTGGGTAGGAGTTACAAGTGAAACTGTCTTCCCTCAGGAGCAGGATTTTTCTCCAACTACATCTAATGGTTTCTGGTTCCTGTCCTCTTCCCCTGACAGAGCAGACAGCTTTCAGTTGAGCACAGAACCAAAAGTTTTCCTGCCTGTCTTTTCCAGGCCGCAGACAGTTGGTGTGTATTTTGATCATGACAGTGGAGAGCTTTCCTTTTATAATGTGGAAGATAAGCGTCTCATTGGCAGTTTAACAGCTACAATCACAGGAGAAGTCTTTCCACTTTTCAATCCTGGTAAAGGTGACAGGGCAGTTATGGAGATATTACAGGAGATAGAACAGGGTCAGTCTTGTGGACAGTGTAGGGAAACTGTAGATTCACCAGCAATAGAGACTGAATCTTAA
- the LOC122870732 gene encoding butyrophilin subfamily 2 member A2-like isoform X4 yields the protein MGSLMMHMFRVAAVGAALSSAAPVSDSLVVLIQSPVAVHHGHKTTLPCWLNPPQSAEGLEVRWYRPDHFDSPIMLYRAKKVEDSSQEALYVGRVSFGLKDAASGGLTAGDVSLELVNVTLKDAGDYICYVSSDQGYDSASVSLVVTETGSPLLLSAAWKEDNMWNVSCESGGWYPEPSLRWSDQKQILTTRNLKYSKGSSGLLSVHSWLLVSSSSEVSCSVGLSGEEEKEARVCLENPPQPESGSSAAGWVAFALLLIAMLAVLGVLYFKKRGKKTKSGSDQADENQKLLPEGMNKPTDLSTARKYYVNVKLDKVDNAYLTIKDDKLRDANRNDFPDGQKVTCLTAIKGTPGFSSGQHYWEVSMGNTNTDFKQSWWVGVTSETVFPQEQDFSPTTSNGFWFLSSSPDRADSFQLSTEPKVFLPVFSRPQTVGVYFDHDSGELSFYNVEDKRLIGSLTATITGEVFPLFNPGKGDRAVMEILQEIEQGQSCGQCRETVDSPAIETES from the exons GATCATTGATGATGCACATGTTCCGTGTGGCTGCTGTCGGTGCAGCATTAAGTAGTGCTGCCCCTG TTTCAGATAGCCTTGTGGTTTTGATCCAGTCCCCTGTTGCAGTGCACCACGGCCACAAAACCACGTTACCATGCTGGCTCAATCCACCACAAAGTGCAGAGGGTCTGGAGGTACGCTGGTACCGTCCTGATCACTTTGATTCCCCGATCATGCTTTACCGGGCAAAAAAGGTTGAGGATTCATCCCAGGAAGCTTTGTACGTGGGCCGAGTCTCGTTTGGTTTAAAGGATGCAGCGTCTGGCGGGCTGACGGCAGGTGATGTGAGCCTGGAGCTGGTAAATGTCACACTTAAGGACGCAGGAGATTACATTTGTTATGTCAGCAGTGATCAGGGTTATGACAGTGCAAGCGTCAGTCTCGTCGTGACAG AAACGGGATCCCCTCTGCTTCTGTCAGCTGCGTGGAAAGAAGATAACATGTGGAATGTGAGCTGTGAGTCTGGAGGCTGGTATCCAGAGCCTAGTCTGCGCTGGTCGGACCAAAAGCAGATTCTGACCACGAGAAACCTGAAGTACAGCAAAGGCTCATCTGGTCTTCTGTCAGTCCACAGCTGGCTTCTTGTCTCCAGCTCCTCTGAGGTTTCCTGCTCAGTCGGCCTCTCTggtgaagaggaaaaggaggcaAGAGTGTGCCTGGAAAACCCTCCTCAacctg aGTCTGGATCCTCAGCGGCTGGATGGGTGGCCTTCGCTCTACTCCTCATAGCCATGTTAGCTGTACTTGGAGTGCTGTACTTCAAAAAGAGAg GGAAGAAAACCAAATCAGGAAGTGACCAAGCTGACG agaATCAGAAACTTTTACCAGAAG GAATGAACAAACCAACAGATCTATCAACAGCTAGGAAGTATTATG TAAATGTTAAACTTGACAAGGTGGATAATGCTTATCTCACAATCAAGGATGATAAACTGAGAGATGCCAACCGTAACGATTTTCCTGATGGACAAAAGGTTACCTGTCTCACAGCTATCAAAGGAACACCTGGCTTCTCTTCTGGACAACACTACTGGGAGGTTTCTATGGGGAATACCAATACAGACTTCAAACAGTCCTGGTGGGTAGGAGTTACAAGTGAAACTGTCTTCCCTCAGGAGCAGGATTTTTCTCCAACTACATCTAATGGTTTCTGGTTCCTGTCCTCTTCCCCTGACAGAGCAGACAGCTTTCAGTTGAGCACAGAACCAAAAGTTTTCCTGCCTGTCTTTTCCAGGCCGCAGACAGTTGGTGTGTATTTTGATCATGACAGTGGAGAGCTTTCCTTTTATAATGTGGAAGATAAGCGTCTCATTGGCAGTTTAACAGCTACAATCACAGGAGAAGTCTTTCCACTTTTCAATCCTGGTAAAGGTGACAGGGCAGTTATGGAGATATTACAGGAGATAGAACAGGGTCAGTCTTGTGGACAGTGTAGGGAAACTGTAGATTCACCAGCAATAGAGACTGAATCTTAA
- the LOC122870732 gene encoding butyrophilin subfamily 2 member A2-like isoform X2, translating to MMALEEKSEDNQRQIILRGTSMSELNFNGSLMMHMFRVAAVGAALSSAAPVSDSLVVLIQSPVAVHHGHKTTLPCWLNPPQSAEGLEVRWYRPDHFDSPIMLYRAKKVEDSSQEALYVGRVSFGLKDAASGGLTAGDVSLELVNVTLKDAGDYICYVSSDQGYDSASVSLVVTETGSPLLLSAAWKEDNMWNVSCESGGWYPEPSLRWSDQKQILTTRNLKYSKGSSGLLSVHSWLLVSSSSEVSCSVGLSGEEEKEARVCLENPPQPESGSSAAGWVAFALLLIAMLAVLGVLYFKKRGKKTKSGSDQADGMNKPTDLSTARKYYVNVKLDKVDNAYLTIKDDKLRDANRNDFPDGQKVTCLTAIKGTPGFSSGQHYWEVSMGNTNTDFKQSWWVGVTSETVFPQEQDFSPTTSNGFWFLSSSPDRADSFQLSTEPKVFLPVFSRPQTVGVYFDHDSGELSFYNVEDKRLIGSLTATITGEVFPLFNPGKGDRAVMEILQEIEQGQSCGQCRETVDSPAIETES from the exons GATCATTGATGATGCACATGTTCCGTGTGGCTGCTGTCGGTGCAGCATTAAGTAGTGCTGCCCCTG TTTCAGATAGCCTTGTGGTTTTGATCCAGTCCCCTGTTGCAGTGCACCACGGCCACAAAACCACGTTACCATGCTGGCTCAATCCACCACAAAGTGCAGAGGGTCTGGAGGTACGCTGGTACCGTCCTGATCACTTTGATTCCCCGATCATGCTTTACCGGGCAAAAAAGGTTGAGGATTCATCCCAGGAAGCTTTGTACGTGGGCCGAGTCTCGTTTGGTTTAAAGGATGCAGCGTCTGGCGGGCTGACGGCAGGTGATGTGAGCCTGGAGCTGGTAAATGTCACACTTAAGGACGCAGGAGATTACATTTGTTATGTCAGCAGTGATCAGGGTTATGACAGTGCAAGCGTCAGTCTCGTCGTGACAG AAACGGGATCCCCTCTGCTTCTGTCAGCTGCGTGGAAAGAAGATAACATGTGGAATGTGAGCTGTGAGTCTGGAGGCTGGTATCCAGAGCCTAGTCTGCGCTGGTCGGACCAAAAGCAGATTCTGACCACGAGAAACCTGAAGTACAGCAAAGGCTCATCTGGTCTTCTGTCAGTCCACAGCTGGCTTCTTGTCTCCAGCTCCTCTGAGGTTTCCTGCTCAGTCGGCCTCTCTggtgaagaggaaaaggaggcaAGAGTGTGCCTGGAAAACCCTCCTCAacctg aGTCTGGATCCTCAGCGGCTGGATGGGTGGCCTTCGCTCTACTCCTCATAGCCATGTTAGCTGTACTTGGAGTGCTGTACTTCAAAAAGAGAg GGAAGAAAACCAAATCAGGAAGTGACCAAGCTGACG GAATGAACAAACCAACAGATCTATCAACAGCTAGGAAGTATTATG TAAATGTTAAACTTGACAAGGTGGATAATGCTTATCTCACAATCAAGGATGATAAACTGAGAGATGCCAACCGTAACGATTTTCCTGATGGACAAAAGGTTACCTGTCTCACAGCTATCAAAGGAACACCTGGCTTCTCTTCTGGACAACACTACTGGGAGGTTTCTATGGGGAATACCAATACAGACTTCAAACAGTCCTGGTGGGTAGGAGTTACAAGTGAAACTGTCTTCCCTCAGGAGCAGGATTTTTCTCCAACTACATCTAATGGTTTCTGGTTCCTGTCCTCTTCCCCTGACAGAGCAGACAGCTTTCAGTTGAGCACAGAACCAAAAGTTTTCCTGCCTGTCTTTTCCAGGCCGCAGACAGTTGGTGTGTATTTTGATCATGACAGTGGAGAGCTTTCCTTTTATAATGTGGAAGATAAGCGTCTCATTGGCAGTTTAACAGCTACAATCACAGGAGAAGTCTTTCCACTTTTCAATCCTGGTAAAGGTGACAGGGCAGTTATGGAGATATTACAGGAGATAGAACAGGGTCAGTCTTGTGGACAGTGTAGGGAAACTGTAGATTCACCAGCAATAGAGACTGAATCTTAA
- the LOC122870732 gene encoding butyrophilin subfamily 2 member A2-like isoform X6 → MGSLMMHMFRVAAVGAALSSAAPVSDSLVVLIQSPVAVHHGHKTTLPCWLNPPQSAEGLEVRWYRPDHFDSPIMLYRAKKVEDSSQEALYVGRVSFGLKDAASGGLTAGDVSLELVNVTLKDAGDYICYVSSDQGYDSASVSLVVTETGSPLLLSAAWKEDNMWNVSCESGGWYPEPSLRWSDQKQILTTRNLKYSKGSSGLLSVHSWLLVSSSSEVSCSVGLSGEEEKEARVCLENPPQPESGSSAAGWVAFALLLIAMLAVLGVLYFKKRGKKTKSGSDQADGMNKPTDLSTARKYYVNVKLDKVDNAYLTIKDDKLRDANRNDFPDGQKVTCLTAIKGTPGFSSGQHYWEVSMGNTNTDFKQSWWVGVTSETVFPQEQDFSPTTSNGFWFLSSSPDRADSFQLSTEPKVFLPVFSRPQTVGVYFDHDSGELSFYNVEDKRLIGSLTATITGEVFPLFNPGKGDRAVMEILQEIEQGQSCGQCRETVDSPAIETES, encoded by the exons ATGG GATCATTGATGATGCACATGTTCCGTGTGGCTGCTGTCGGTGCAGCATTAAGTAGTGCTGCCCCTG TTTCAGATAGCCTTGTGGTTTTGATCCAGTCCCCTGTTGCAGTGCACCACGGCCACAAAACCACGTTACCATGCTGGCTCAATCCACCACAAAGTGCAGAGGGTCTGGAGGTACGCTGGTACCGTCCTGATCACTTTGATTCCCCGATCATGCTTTACCGGGCAAAAAAGGTTGAGGATTCATCCCAGGAAGCTTTGTACGTGGGCCGAGTCTCGTTTGGTTTAAAGGATGCAGCGTCTGGCGGGCTGACGGCAGGTGATGTGAGCCTGGAGCTGGTAAATGTCACACTTAAGGACGCAGGAGATTACATTTGTTATGTCAGCAGTGATCAGGGTTATGACAGTGCAAGCGTCAGTCTCGTCGTGACAG AAACGGGATCCCCTCTGCTTCTGTCAGCTGCGTGGAAAGAAGATAACATGTGGAATGTGAGCTGTGAGTCTGGAGGCTGGTATCCAGAGCCTAGTCTGCGCTGGTCGGACCAAAAGCAGATTCTGACCACGAGAAACCTGAAGTACAGCAAAGGCTCATCTGGTCTTCTGTCAGTCCACAGCTGGCTTCTTGTCTCCAGCTCCTCTGAGGTTTCCTGCTCAGTCGGCCTCTCTggtgaagaggaaaaggaggcaAGAGTGTGCCTGGAAAACCCTCCTCAacctg aGTCTGGATCCTCAGCGGCTGGATGGGTGGCCTTCGCTCTACTCCTCATAGCCATGTTAGCTGTACTTGGAGTGCTGTACTTCAAAAAGAGAg GGAAGAAAACCAAATCAGGAAGTGACCAAGCTGACG GAATGAACAAACCAACAGATCTATCAACAGCTAGGAAGTATTATG TAAATGTTAAACTTGACAAGGTGGATAATGCTTATCTCACAATCAAGGATGATAAACTGAGAGATGCCAACCGTAACGATTTTCCTGATGGACAAAAGGTTACCTGTCTCACAGCTATCAAAGGAACACCTGGCTTCTCTTCTGGACAACACTACTGGGAGGTTTCTATGGGGAATACCAATACAGACTTCAAACAGTCCTGGTGGGTAGGAGTTACAAGTGAAACTGTCTTCCCTCAGGAGCAGGATTTTTCTCCAACTACATCTAATGGTTTCTGGTTCCTGTCCTCTTCCCCTGACAGAGCAGACAGCTTTCAGTTGAGCACAGAACCAAAAGTTTTCCTGCCTGTCTTTTCCAGGCCGCAGACAGTTGGTGTGTATTTTGATCATGACAGTGGAGAGCTTTCCTTTTATAATGTGGAAGATAAGCGTCTCATTGGCAGTTTAACAGCTACAATCACAGGAGAAGTCTTTCCACTTTTCAATCCTGGTAAAGGTGACAGGGCAGTTATGGAGATATTACAGGAGATAGAACAGGGTCAGTCTTGTGGACAGTGTAGGGAAACTGTAGATTCACCAGCAATAGAGACTGAATCTTAA